One Amycolatopsis sp. NBC_00355 genomic window carries:
- a CDS encoding ABC transporter ATP-binding protein yields the protein MGFVSEPIQPSELDDLVVRMAGVGVRRGTNDLLAGLDWSVELDERWVVLGPNGAGKTTLLRLAAAELHPSTGELDLLGERIGKVNIFELRPRIGFTSAAIAQRVPGDELVKDVVVSAGYAVVGRWREEYDKLDTERATELLGAMGIGHLADRTFGTLSEGERKRALIARSLMTDPEMLLLDEPAAGLDLGGREDLVARLSALALDPDAPAMVLVTHHVEEIPPGFTHALLLRDGHAVVSGLVDDVVTSENLSKTFDQDLVLERSGDRFFARRR from the coding sequence ATGGGGTTCGTGAGCGAGCCGATCCAGCCCAGCGAACTTGACGACCTCGTGGTCCGGATGGCCGGTGTCGGCGTCCGCCGGGGGACCAACGACCTCCTCGCCGGCCTCGACTGGTCCGTGGAACTGGACGAGCGCTGGGTGGTGCTCGGCCCGAACGGCGCGGGCAAGACCACCCTGCTGCGCCTCGCCGCGGCCGAGCTGCACCCGAGCACCGGCGAGCTCGACCTGCTCGGCGAGCGCATCGGCAAGGTCAACATCTTCGAGCTGCGCCCCCGCATCGGGTTCACCTCCGCCGCGATCGCCCAGCGCGTCCCGGGCGACGAGCTCGTGAAGGACGTCGTGGTGAGCGCCGGGTACGCGGTGGTGGGCCGGTGGCGTGAGGAGTACGACAAGCTCGACACCGAGCGCGCGACCGAGCTGCTGGGCGCGATGGGTATCGGGCACCTCGCCGACCGCACGTTCGGCACGCTGTCCGAAGGCGAGCGCAAGCGGGCGCTGATCGCCCGGTCCCTGATGACCGACCCCGAGATGCTGCTGCTCGACGAGCCGGCCGCCGGTCTCGACCTGGGCGGGCGCGAGGACCTCGTCGCGCGGCTGTCCGCGCTGGCCCTCGACCCGGACGCGCCGGCCATGGTGCTCGTCACCCACCACGTGGAGGAGATCCCGCCGGGGTTCACCCACGCGCTGCTTCTCCGCGACGGTCACGCGGTCGTGTCCGGCCTCGTCGACGACGTCGTGACCAGCGAAAACCTTTCGAAGACGTTCGACCAGGACCTGGTTCTGGAGCGCTCCGGCGATCGCTTCTTCGCCCGCCGTCGCTAG
- a CDS encoding enoyl-CoA hydratase/isomerase family protein, producing the protein MGEFVSLEVKDGVGTIRLDRPPVNALNAQVTAELAELAKEVSERDDVRAVILYGGEKTFAGGADIKEMATRTYPEIAKFGATLTGTLAAIANIPKPVVAAITGYALGGGLELALTADRRVAGDNVKVGQPEIQLGVIPGAGGTQRLARLIGPSKTKDIVYTGRFVKAEEALALGIVDEVVAPDDVYAAAHKWASQFANGPAVALRAAKAAIDGGLDTDLANGLKLESHLFAALWATEDQKNGMKSFIENGPGKATFEGK; encoded by the coding sequence GTGGGAGAGTTCGTATCGCTGGAGGTCAAGGACGGCGTCGGCACGATCCGGCTCGACCGGCCCCCGGTCAACGCCCTGAACGCCCAGGTCACCGCCGAGCTCGCGGAGCTGGCCAAGGAGGTCTCCGAGCGCGACGACGTGCGCGCCGTGATCCTCTACGGCGGTGAGAAGACCTTCGCCGGCGGCGCGGACATCAAGGAGATGGCCACCCGCACCTACCCGGAGATCGCGAAGTTCGGCGCGACCCTCACCGGCACGCTCGCCGCGATCGCGAACATCCCGAAGCCGGTCGTCGCCGCGATCACCGGCTACGCCCTCGGCGGCGGCCTCGAGCTCGCGCTGACCGCGGACCGCCGCGTCGCCGGCGACAACGTCAAGGTCGGCCAGCCGGAGATCCAGCTCGGCGTCATCCCCGGCGCCGGCGGCACCCAGCGCCTGGCCCGGCTGATCGGCCCGAGCAAGACCAAGGACATCGTCTACACCGGACGGTTCGTCAAGGCCGAAGAGGCGCTGGCGCTGGGCATCGTCGACGAGGTCGTCGCCCCCGACGACGTCTACGCGGCCGCGCACAAGTGGGCGTCCCAGTTCGCCAACGGGCCGGCTGTCGCCCTGCGCGCGGCGAAGGCGGCCATCGACGGCGGCCTCGACACCGACCTGGCGAACGGGCTCAAGCTCGAATCGCACCTGTTCGCCGCGCTCTGGGCGACCGAAGACCAGAAGAACGGCATGAAGTCGTTCATCGAAAACGGGCCCGGCAAGGCCACTTTCGAAGGGAAATGA
- a CDS encoding class I SAM-dependent methyltransferase codes for MTDVNDPAPHPHATAEEVQAAWADPKLANVLYHDWEAGTYDEKWSISYDERCISYATDVFNAVAGDDGQPYQHAMELGSGTGFFLLNLMQGGVAKKGSVTDLSPGMVQVALRNAESLGLDVDGRVADAERIPYEDNTFDLVVGHAVLHHIPDVQAAFREVLRVLKPGGRFVFAGEPTKIGDTYARKLGQLTWFLTTNVTKLPALSGWRRPQEELDESSRAAALEAVVDIHTFDPSELESWARGAGAQDVRAVTEEFAAALAGWPIRTFEAAVPQEKLTVRWRLFAYKLWLRLSAVDKKLLSKVLPRELFYNVMITGTKRPS; via the coding sequence TTGACCGACGTGAACGACCCGGCCCCGCACCCGCACGCCACCGCCGAAGAGGTCCAGGCCGCCTGGGCCGACCCCAAGCTGGCGAACGTGCTGTACCACGACTGGGAAGCCGGCACCTACGACGAGAAGTGGTCCATCTCCTACGACGAGCGCTGCATCTCCTACGCGACGGACGTGTTCAACGCCGTCGCGGGTGATGACGGCCAGCCCTACCAGCACGCGATGGAGCTGGGCAGCGGTACCGGCTTCTTCCTGTTGAACCTGATGCAGGGCGGCGTCGCCAAGAAGGGCTCGGTCACCGACCTCTCGCCGGGCATGGTGCAGGTCGCGCTGCGCAACGCCGAGAGCCTCGGCCTCGACGTCGACGGCCGGGTCGCCGACGCCGAGCGGATCCCGTACGAGGACAACACGTTCGACCTGGTGGTCGGGCACGCGGTGCTGCACCACATCCCGGACGTCCAGGCGGCGTTCCGCGAGGTGCTGCGCGTGCTGAAGCCGGGCGGCCGGTTCGTGTTCGCCGGCGAGCCGACCAAGATCGGCGACACTTACGCCCGCAAGCTCGGCCAGCTCACCTGGTTCCTGACGACCAACGTGACGAAGCTGCCCGCGCTGAGCGGCTGGCGCCGGCCGCAGGAGGAGCTCGACGAGTCCTCGCGCGCCGCCGCGCTCGAAGCTGTCGTGGACATCCACACCTTCGACCCGTCGGAGCTGGAGTCGTGGGCCCGCGGGGCCGGCGCCCAGGACGTCCGCGCGGTCACCGAGGAGTTCGCGGCGGCGTTGGCCGGCTGGCCGATCCGGACGTTCGAAGCCGCGGTGCCGCAGGAGAAGCTGACCGTCCGCTGGCGGCTGTTCGCCTACAAGCTGTGGCTGCGGCTGTCCGCTGTGGACAAGAAGCTGCTGTCGAAGGTGCTGCCGCGCGAGCTGTTCTACAACGTGATGATCACCGGGACCAAGCGGCCGTCCTGA
- a CDS encoding class I SAM-dependent methyltransferase has product MGYSFTLGDVAHLRSGAGEAALAEVSARPLTDHIADVAAVRRLVGEDHAAAVLETVLLRRKAVGKLSGVDWLFTSDALQQASASLVARHRAQRLAGLDVHDVTCSVGADLVEIARVAKRALGSDVDPVRLAMARHNGLTAGVSFGLARADALRPVSRDAVVVADPARRDSAGRRAWKPADFTPPLDGLVEAYPGRPLSVKCAPGLDFAIAPWADEVELVSLDGQVRESCLWRGLGTGVTRRASVLRSDGTQWTVTDAEPDELPAREPGEWIVDPDGAVVRAGLVRHYAARHGLWQLDERIAYLTGDTPPPGVRAFRVLEQGPYSEKSLKAVLKRHEVGRLEILIRGLDVDPDALRRRLKPRGPAEASVVLTRIGRAPVAFVCRAERV; this is encoded by the coding sequence GTGGGCTATTCCTTCACCCTCGGCGACGTCGCCCACCTGCGCTCCGGCGCGGGTGAGGCGGCGCTCGCCGAGGTCTCGGCACGGCCGCTGACCGACCACATCGCCGACGTCGCCGCCGTGCGCCGTCTCGTCGGCGAAGACCACGCGGCCGCGGTGCTGGAAACCGTGCTGCTGCGCCGGAAAGCCGTCGGCAAACTGTCCGGTGTGGACTGGCTGTTTACCTCGGACGCGCTTCAGCAGGCCAGCGCGTCGCTCGTCGCCCGGCACCGGGCCCAGCGTCTGGCGGGCCTCGACGTCCACGACGTCACCTGCTCGGTCGGCGCGGACCTGGTCGAGATCGCCCGGGTGGCGAAGCGCGCGCTCGGGTCCGATGTGGACCCCGTGCGGCTCGCGATGGCCCGGCACAACGGCCTCACCGCCGGCGTCTCGTTCGGACTCGCGCGAGCCGATGCGCTGCGGCCGGTCAGCCGGGACGCGGTGGTCGTCGCCGACCCGGCCCGTCGCGACTCGGCCGGACGCCGGGCATGGAAACCCGCGGACTTCACCCCGCCGCTCGACGGGCTGGTCGAGGCGTACCCGGGCCGTCCGCTGTCGGTGAAGTGCGCGCCCGGCTTGGACTTCGCGATCGCGCCGTGGGCCGACGAGGTCGAGCTGGTGTCCCTCGACGGCCAGGTGCGCGAGTCGTGCCTGTGGCGCGGCCTGGGCACGGGCGTCACCCGCCGGGCGAGCGTGCTGCGCTCGGACGGGACACAGTGGACGGTCACCGACGCCGAGCCGGACGAGCTGCCGGCGCGCGAGCCGGGGGAGTGGATCGTCGACCCGGACGGCGCGGTCGTGCGGGCCGGGCTGGTCCGGCACTACGCGGCGCGGCACGGGTTGTGGCAGCTGGACGAACGCATCGCGTACCTGACCGGTGACACGCCGCCACCGGGTGTGCGCGCGTTCCGTGTCCTGGAACAGGGCCCGTACAGCGAAAAGTCCCTGAAGGCCGTCCTCAAGCGACACGAGGTCGGCCGGCTGGAGATCCTGATCCGTGGCCTCGACGTCGACCCGGACGCGTTGCGTCGCAGGCTCAAGCCACGCGGGCCGGCGGAAGCTTCGGTGGTGTTGACGCGGATCGGCCGCGCGCCGGTGGCGTTCGTGTGCCGCGCCGAGCGGGTTTAA
- a CDS encoding HAD family acid phosphatase: MSGKWSGLVKLAAAAAIGATVASGATALAGSDAATAARAHEPANIGQVKNDVKAYYGDYLDAAGKHHYSDTSKFVKDTKNVVSDAKRFLQQQLGRVKNPAIVLDVDDTSEITYGWEADNDFGFDPVKQQQAIDNGTFTANKPVLELSNWAAQHGVKVYFLTGRNELQGPQSLKNLANEGYPAPAGAFFKPKVTAPDYLPCGLTCTTVQYKSGTRAHIEATGAKIVLNVGDQFSDLEGGYGLRPVKLPNPMYYLP; the protein is encoded by the coding sequence GTGTCCGGAAAATGGTCAGGTCTCGTCAAGCTCGCCGCCGCCGCGGCGATCGGTGCCACCGTCGCCTCGGGGGCCACCGCGCTGGCCGGGTCGGACGCCGCCACCGCCGCCCGCGCCCACGAACCGGCCAACATCGGCCAGGTCAAGAACGACGTCAAGGCCTACTACGGCGACTACCTCGACGCCGCGGGCAAGCACCACTACTCCGACACGAGCAAGTTCGTGAAGGACACCAAGAACGTCGTCTCCGACGCGAAGCGCTTCCTGCAGCAGCAGCTGGGCCGGGTGAAGAACCCGGCGATCGTGCTGGACGTCGACGACACCTCCGAGATCACCTACGGCTGGGAAGCCGACAACGACTTCGGCTTCGACCCGGTCAAGCAGCAGCAGGCCATCGACAACGGCACGTTCACGGCCAACAAGCCGGTGCTGGAGCTGAGCAACTGGGCCGCGCAGCACGGCGTGAAGGTGTACTTCCTGACCGGCCGCAACGAGCTGCAGGGCCCGCAGTCGCTGAAGAACCTCGCCAACGAGGGGTACCCGGCCCCGGCCGGCGCGTTCTTCAAACCGAAGGTGACCGCGCCCGACTACCTGCCGTGCGGGCTGACCTGCACCACCGTCCAGTACAAGTCGGGCACGCGGGCGCACATCGAGGCGACCGGCGCGAAGATCGTGCTGAACGTCGGTGACCAGTTCAGCGACCTCGAAGGCGGCTACGGGCTGCGTCCGGTGAAGCTGCCGAACCCGATGTACTACCTGCCCTGA
- a CDS encoding DUF427 domain-containing protein: MPEKKVLVPGPDHPITVEPTKARVVVKAGGRVVADSRNALTLQESNYPAAQYIPRADVDFSVLERTDHETYCPYKGDSSYYSLNAGDVQAENAIWTYEKPYDAVAAIKDHVAFYPNVVDSIELIED; encoded by the coding sequence ATGCCGGAGAAGAAGGTGCTGGTCCCGGGCCCGGACCACCCGATCACCGTCGAGCCGACCAAGGCACGCGTGGTGGTCAAGGCGGGCGGGCGCGTGGTGGCCGACAGCCGCAACGCGCTGACACTGCAGGAATCGAACTACCCGGCGGCGCAGTACATCCCGCGGGCGGACGTCGACTTCAGCGTGCTGGAGCGGACCGACCACGAGACGTACTGCCCGTACAAGGGCGACAGCAGCTACTACAGCCTGAACGCCGGCGACGTGCAGGCCGAAAACGCTATCTGGACGTACGAGAAGCCGTACGACGCGGTCGCGGCGATCAAGGACCACGTCGCGTTCTACCCGAACGTCGTGGACTCGATCGAGCTGATCGAGGACTGA
- a CDS encoding LysR family transcriptional regulator, which produces MRTFLAVHRAGSLTGAAPSLGLSQPTVTAQVRALEAQLGQQLFVRRARGVTPTSVADELAARIAPHVDALDVALGPADRFAVPVHLAGPAELTTARVLPALAGLVSDGLKLRVSFGLADDLLAGLAERRFDLVVSTIRPRGRGFAATPLTDEEFVLVGPRGFTGDPRTAPLVAYAEDLPIIRRYWRTVLGVRPPAGPAVVVPDLRGVLTCVLAGFGVSVLPRYLCAAELASGSLVALLDPAEPPINTLFVVTRTEPCRAGPAAVRDALLADAVSW; this is translated from the coding sequence CTGCGCACGTTCCTCGCGGTCCACCGCGCGGGCTCGCTGACCGGTGCGGCACCGTCGCTGGGCTTGTCCCAGCCGACGGTGACCGCGCAGGTCAGGGCCCTGGAAGCGCAGCTGGGGCAGCAGTTGTTCGTCCGGCGCGCCCGCGGCGTCACGCCGACCTCGGTCGCCGACGAACTCGCGGCCCGGATCGCCCCGCACGTCGACGCACTGGACGTCGCCTTGGGGCCCGCCGATCGGTTCGCGGTGCCGGTCCACCTGGCCGGACCGGCCGAGCTGACGACGGCTCGTGTCCTGCCCGCGCTGGCGGGCCTGGTTTCCGACGGCCTGAAGCTGCGGGTGAGCTTCGGCTTGGCCGACGACTTGCTGGCCGGCCTCGCGGAGCGCCGGTTCGACCTGGTGGTCTCGACGATCCGCCCGCGCGGCCGCGGCTTCGCGGCGACGCCGTTGACCGACGAGGAGTTCGTCCTGGTCGGCCCCCGAGGCTTCACCGGCGACCCGCGGACGGCGCCCCTGGTGGCGTACGCGGAGGATCTCCCGATCATCCGCCGCTACTGGCGGACGGTGCTGGGCGTCCGGCCGCCGGCCGGGCCCGCGGTGGTGGTCCCGGACCTGCGGGGCGTGCTGACGTGCGTGCTCGCCGGCTTCGGCGTCAGCGTCCTGCCGCGGTACCTGTGCGCGGCCGAGCTGGCGTCGGGTTCCCTGGTCGCCCTGCTGGACCCGGCGGAACCGCCGATCAACACGCTGTTCGTGGTCACGCGGACCGAGCCGTGCCGGGCGGGGCCCGCGGCGGTGCGGGACGCCCTGCTCGCCGACGCCGTCAGCTGGTGA
- a CDS encoding chitinase, producing MRLPRLRSLLAALGGSAVLATGFAAPAGAAAGSPIPVGPYVDMGAWPTPSLSAMSAASGVKGFTLAFVNSYGCKASWFGAYDPRTAWQKDEITKIRNAGGDVKISFGGASGIELAQACSTSAQVAAEYDAVVKAYGLKYADFDIEGAAVADPASITRRSQALKTLQTNNPGLKISLTLPALPTGLDANGLNVVKAAKDAGVNLDLVNIMAMDYYQGAGDQGAKAISAAKATQAQLKSLYGLSDAAAWKKVGVTPMIGVNDSQNEIFYQKDAKALVAFAKSVHLGMLSFWEAGRDANACTGALYKCTNVPQAKYEFAKIFAGYTG from the coding sequence ATGCGTCTCCCCCGTCTCCGTTCGCTCCTGGCCGCTTTGGGCGGTTCGGCCGTGCTGGCCACCGGGTTCGCGGCCCCTGCCGGCGCCGCCGCCGGCTCGCCGATCCCGGTCGGCCCCTACGTCGACATGGGCGCGTGGCCGACGCCCAGTCTGTCGGCGATGTCCGCCGCGAGCGGCGTCAAGGGCTTCACGCTCGCCTTCGTCAACTCCTACGGCTGCAAGGCCAGCTGGTTCGGCGCGTACGACCCGCGCACGGCGTGGCAGAAGGACGAGATCACCAAGATCCGCAACGCCGGCGGCGACGTCAAGATCTCCTTCGGCGGCGCGTCCGGCATCGAACTGGCCCAGGCGTGCAGCACGTCGGCGCAGGTCGCGGCCGAGTACGACGCGGTCGTCAAGGCGTACGGCCTGAAGTACGCCGACTTCGACATCGAGGGCGCGGCCGTCGCCGACCCGGCGTCGATCACCCGCCGTTCCCAGGCACTGAAGACGTTGCAGACCAACAACCCGGGGCTGAAGATCTCACTGACCCTGCCGGCGCTGCCGACCGGCCTCGACGCGAACGGGCTCAACGTCGTCAAGGCGGCCAAGGACGCCGGCGTGAACCTGGACCTGGTCAACATCATGGCCATGGACTACTACCAGGGCGCGGGTGACCAGGGCGCGAAGGCGATTTCCGCGGCGAAGGCCACGCAGGCGCAGCTGAAGTCGCTGTACGGACTGAGCGACGCGGCGGCCTGGAAGAAGGTCGGCGTCACCCCGATGATCGGCGTCAACGACTCGCAGAACGAGATCTTCTACCAGAAGGACGCCAAGGCCTTGGTCGCCTTCGCCAAGTCGGTCCACCTGGGCATGCTGTCGTTCTGGGAAGCGGGGCGGGACGCGAACGCGTGCACCGGGGCGCTGTACAAGTGCACGAACGTGCCGCAGGCGAAGTACGAGTTCGCGAAGATCTTCGCCGGCTACACGGGCTGA
- a CDS encoding DUF2306 domain-containing protein has protein sequence MTTTEKPASPSGTRRATPWWRRPWVFPLGLIVTVFLVFSLPPYLGLDPAQSRIPAPDGVAWYYPVLVTHIGFATVAMVTCALQIWPWLRRKHPVVHRRTGRVYVFAGAIPASIAGFAIAVAAPFGPVGAVSNVLLATLWFGCTVQGYRMARTRRFGDHRRWMIRSFVLCMSIISNRIWAIVWSLVLPGQLDTTFGGSELALGQAIAGLTTWTGWVIPFLIAQWWLDRGRRRATA, from the coding sequence ATGACCACGACAGAGAAACCGGCGAGCCCGAGCGGGACCCGGCGCGCCACGCCGTGGTGGCGCCGGCCGTGGGTGTTCCCGCTGGGCCTGATCGTCACGGTGTTCCTGGTGTTCTCGCTCCCGCCCTACCTCGGGCTGGACCCGGCCCAGTCGCGGATCCCGGCCCCGGACGGCGTCGCCTGGTACTACCCGGTGCTGGTCACGCACATCGGCTTCGCGACGGTCGCGATGGTGACCTGCGCTCTGCAGATCTGGCCGTGGCTGCGGCGGAAACACCCCGTCGTGCACCGCCGCACCGGCCGCGTGTACGTCTTCGCGGGCGCCATCCCGGCGTCGATCGCGGGGTTCGCCATCGCGGTCGCCGCGCCGTTCGGGCCGGTCGGCGCGGTGTCGAACGTCCTGCTCGCGACGCTCTGGTTCGGCTGCACCGTGCAGGGCTACCGGATGGCGCGGACGCGGCGCTTCGGCGACCACCGGCGCTGGATGATCCGCAGCTTCGTGCTGTGCATGTCCATCATCAGCAACCGGATCTGGGCGATCGTCTGGTCGCTCGTGCTCCCCGGGCAGCTGGACACGACGTTCGGCGGCAGCGAACTGGCGCTGGGCCAGGCGATCGCCGGGCTGACGACGTGGACCGGCTGGGTGATCCCGTTCCTGATCGCCCAGTGGTGGCTCGACCGGGGACGCCGGCGCGCGACGGCGTGA
- a CDS encoding TetR/AcrR family transcriptional regulator C-terminal domain-containing protein: MFVAEQAPYLRIAADLRRRITAGELRPGERVPSTRSLVREWGVAMATAAKALTVLGEQGWVRAVPGSGTVVSDRTPQKPPLGRARLVRAAIALADAEGRGALSMRRLAAELGVGPMTLYRHVPDKEELVRLMADAALGAEELPEPGPARWRPRLELAARTQWRAYRRHPWLAPVMLNSLVRPPVVPSGLRLVDWMLRALTGTGLHRRTRLQVIMTLNGWVGGLAVSHAIEVEAEQDTGITGSQRLEADMALLTGHLESGRFPALADTITGLADVDLDEAFEFGLRVQLDGIAALLGES, encoded by the coding sequence GTGTTCGTGGCCGAGCAGGCGCCGTATCTGCGGATCGCGGCGGACCTGCGGCGCCGGATCACCGCCGGTGAGCTGCGGCCCGGCGAGCGCGTGCCGTCGACCCGGTCGCTGGTGCGCGAATGGGGCGTCGCGATGGCGACCGCGGCGAAGGCGCTGACCGTGCTGGGTGAGCAGGGCTGGGTCCGCGCGGTGCCGGGCAGCGGCACGGTGGTGAGCGACCGGACGCCGCAGAAGCCGCCGCTGGGCCGGGCGCGGCTCGTCCGGGCGGCCATCGCGCTGGCGGACGCCGAAGGCCGCGGGGCGCTGTCGATGCGCCGGCTCGCGGCCGAGCTCGGCGTCGGCCCGATGACCCTGTACCGGCACGTCCCGGACAAGGAAGAGCTGGTCCGGCTGATGGCCGACGCCGCGCTCGGCGCCGAGGAGCTGCCCGAGCCGGGCCCGGCTCGGTGGCGGCCGCGGCTGGAACTGGCCGCGCGGACGCAGTGGCGGGCCTACCGGCGGCACCCGTGGCTCGCGCCGGTGATGCTGAACTCGCTGGTGCGGCCGCCGGTGGTGCCGAGCGGGCTGCGGCTGGTCGACTGGATGCTGCGGGCGCTGACCGGCACCGGGCTGCACCGCCGGACGAGGCTGCAGGTGATCATGACGCTCAACGGCTGGGTCGGCGGCCTCGCGGTGAGCCACGCCATCGAGGTCGAAGCCGAGCAGGACACCGGCATCACCGGTTCCCAGCGTCTCGAAGCCGACATGGCCCTGCTGACCGGGCACCTCGAGTCGGGCCGGTTCCCGGCGCTCGCGGACACGATCACCGGGCTGGCCGACGTCGACCTCGACGAGGCGTTCGAGTTCGGGCTGCGGGTCCAGCTCGACGGAATCGCCGCGCTGCTGGGGGAGTCCTAG
- a CDS encoding GNAT family N-acetyltransferase has protein sequence MLLTTERLTLHAWSEAFFDDLFALAQVPDTVRYVGTGEPWTREYTLAKHRATLEHWAEHGFGWFAVSAAPGSFDGVVALVCRDNIESGLGHPAVEMGWWIARPCWGRGYATEATTAVRDHVFSSGFTDRLLAIYEPANAPSARVVAKLGFAPHSTFPVAGRLQQRAILNRPR, from the coding sequence GTGCTGCTCACCACGGAACGGCTCACGCTGCACGCGTGGTCCGAAGCCTTCTTCGACGATCTGTTCGCGCTGGCCCAGGTGCCCGACACGGTCCGGTACGTCGGCACCGGCGAGCCGTGGACCCGCGAGTACACGCTCGCCAAGCACCGCGCGACACTCGAGCACTGGGCCGAGCACGGCTTCGGCTGGTTCGCGGTGTCGGCGGCGCCCGGCTCGTTCGACGGCGTGGTGGCGTTGGTGTGCCGTGACAACATCGAGTCCGGCCTCGGCCACCCCGCGGTGGAGATGGGCTGGTGGATCGCCCGGCCGTGCTGGGGCCGCGGTTACGCGACCGAGGCGACGACGGCCGTGCGCGACCACGTCTTCTCGTCCGGTTTCACCGATCGGCTGCTGGCGATCTACGAGCCGGCGAACGCGCCGTCGGCCCGGGTGGTGGCGAAACTCGGGTTCGCGCCGCACAGCACGTTCCCGGTCGCCGGCCGCTTGCAGCAACGAGCGATCCTGAACCGCCCGCGCTGA
- a CDS encoding FAD-dependent monooxygenase, translating to MPDLETDVLVTGAGPAGLLLAAELALAGVGVTVVERHPEKPPFCRGFNLNSRSLDLLARRGLAAGLVAEGHQVPHAPATGLPEPLLLDGTATDHPFSLGIPQTRVEEVLEARALELGAELLRGHELRSFTQDADGVTVNIHNGLTVRARYLVGCDGGRSTVRKHAGIGFPGVDARWFALLGDVECELPYGISSGPDGRTLFVIPRPEYVRIVVREDDPPADKDTPVTLELLQSQVDGVLGRHVELRAPRWLTRFGDAARLAERYREGRVLLAGDAAHIHPPAGAIGVNVALDDAFNLGWKLAATVRGTAPEGLLDTYHAERHAAGEHILANTRAQVALSEAAAAEPLADLMRRVATHPAGQRALAEIITGLDARYEPAGHPWLGRLAPDLPLRGDVTHLAALLHPGRPVLLDLTSERAFAAWAPGIDVAAAQSTSDVGALLLRPDGHVAWLTTGTDDTGLAEAIHRWVGDIPVPASA from the coding sequence GTGCCCGATCTCGAAACCGACGTCCTCGTCACCGGCGCCGGCCCCGCCGGCCTGCTGCTCGCCGCCGAGCTCGCGCTGGCCGGCGTGGGCGTCACCGTCGTCGAACGACACCCGGAAAAGCCGCCGTTCTGCCGCGGGTTCAACCTGAACTCGCGCTCGCTCGACCTGCTGGCCCGCCGCGGGCTGGCCGCAGGCCTGGTCGCCGAAGGGCACCAGGTGCCGCACGCGCCGGCGACCGGCCTGCCGGAACCACTGCTGCTCGACGGCACCGCCACCGACCACCCGTTCTCCCTCGGCATCCCGCAGACCCGCGTCGAGGAGGTCCTCGAAGCCCGCGCACTCGAACTCGGCGCGGAACTCCTGCGCGGCCACGAACTGCGGAGCTTCACGCAGGACGCCGACGGCGTCACCGTGAACATCCACAATGGACTCACCGTCCGGGCGCGGTACCTCGTCGGCTGCGACGGCGGGCGCAGCACCGTGCGCAAGCACGCCGGGATCGGCTTCCCCGGCGTCGACGCGCGATGGTTCGCGCTGCTCGGCGACGTCGAATGCGAGCTGCCGTACGGGATTTCGTCCGGGCCGGACGGCCGGACGCTGTTCGTCATCCCGCGGCCGGAGTACGTCCGGATCGTCGTGCGGGAGGACGATCCGCCCGCGGACAAGGACACGCCCGTCACGCTCGAGCTGCTCCAGTCCCAGGTGGACGGGGTGCTCGGCCGGCACGTCGAGCTGCGCGCACCGCGCTGGCTGACCCGCTTCGGCGACGCCGCGCGGCTGGCCGAGCGCTACCGCGAAGGCCGGGTCCTGCTGGCGGGCGACGCCGCGCACATCCACCCGCCGGCCGGGGCGATCGGCGTCAACGTCGCGCTCGACGACGCGTTCAACCTCGGCTGGAAGCTCGCCGCGACGGTGCGCGGGACCGCACCGGAAGGCCTGCTCGACACTTACCACGCCGAGCGGCACGCGGCGGGCGAGCACATCCTGGCCAACACCCGCGCGCAGGTCGCGCTCTCGGAGGCCGCGGCGGCGGAACCGCTGGCCGACCTGATGCGCCGCGTCGCCACGCACCCCGCGGGGCAACGGGCGCTGGCCGAGATCATCACCGGCCTCGACGCCCGCTACGAGCCGGCCGGGCACCCGTGGCTCGGCCGCCTCGCCCCGGACCTCCCGTTGCGGGGCGACGTGACCCACCTCGCCGCGCTGCTGCACCCCGGCCGTCCGGTCCTCCTCGACCTGACCTCCGAGCGCGCGTTCGCCGCGTGGGCACCGGGAATCGACGTGGCCGCCGCACAGTCCACTTCGGACGTCGGGGCGCTGCTGCTGCGGCCGGACGGGCACGTCGCCTGGCTGACGACGGGTACGGACGACACGGGCCTCGCGGAGGCGATCCACCGCTGGGTCGGCGACATCCCGGTCCCGGCTTCCGCTTGA